A region of the Salvia splendens isolate huo1 chromosome 11, SspV2, whole genome shotgun sequence genome:
caacacaatttcacattttatatacaaaatttaaatccggaattaaaatttcgacacgaatatgaagaaaatgagaacattttatataaataaataaaaaacatagataattaaaaaaaatacatagtgaaataaaaaaatacatagttcaaagagaaaataatacaatgcaacaaaaaaacaacaatttaaaCAAAGTTTAGTAGGCCTTCATTTTCGACTATCGTTGTGCATGATATGAAGTGGAACGAGTCGGATATATAGagttgaaatataaaaaaaagtacaaaaaaaattcaaaaaatgctCTCGTCCGTCAAGgacccacaatagcggacgaccGAGAAATCCGACGGACGAGAGGTCGTCCGTCTAGCTCGTCCTTCGCGCGTTCGTCCGCCCCAATAGTGGACGTCCCGGACGGACGACCCGCtcgccggtcggacgtccgtcgggacgtccactattgtggatgctcttagggtgTTACAATATAATAGAGGCATctctatttttagcaaaagCTCATATAAATTTCTCTTGGTTTATTCTCTACTTTCCTctcttttcaaattttcattaatttaatctctattcatttatctattttattttcttccctGACATTGTGTTAACATTTTCTATTGACGTTATTTGTCATCTGTTACTGTCAAATCTTAAAATCTAACGATTCAGATAATGGTTTAAAGTTTGTactttgtacaatatatagaatttgtatttgattacatttctattcaataaaattgagttTATTAgcactttaaaaaatatataaaatttgtatTCAATTACATCTTCAACAATGTAAAATTGAGTGACTGAGGAAATAAAGAAGTTGCGTGGGCAAActctgttttatttttatttttaatttttttcccaaGCACGTTGAATCcacaatgcattttaatttagtAGTACAAATAAGTTCTTTGATTTCATTTGATATCTTTAATGTTTATTATCTTTTGCCTACATTGGAATAGTGTGATTTTGAAGTCTCCTATCACGACATAAGCAACATATTTAACTACGAGTTCTTGAAAACATATGGGAGTGATGATACTAAAAATGTCTACAGCTACCTTTATACTATTTCCAGAGGAGATACTGTCATGCTTAAATACAATAGAAGATCAAATATCCGGAAACATGTGAAGTAAATACTATAACATAACAAATTAATAAGACAAAATTTGAAGTGACATAAAGGAATCCAAAATGAGTTGATAATCATCAAATAGCCAAAAACTGGAAATCCTAATTAGTCAGATATCTCGACAAACCAAAAGGTGAAATTCAAAAGAAGCAAAAGAAAATTACTGATATCAAGCTTAACACTCACTATAGTTCCATGATTAAAAACTATCTCAGCACAGAAATCACACTTAGCTCTTGCCAGCAACCTTTTCCTTCAGCTTCTGTATCTTCAACACCTTCTTCACGATCTTTTGTTCTTCCACCAAGAAAGCTCTGATAATCCTACAAAATCAAATGCGAGACAAATATGAAACAGTTAGGCCTAAACTATAATTAATATGTGAAAGGAGGTAATCAAATGCAAGAACCAAAACTTGAACAAGTGAAAAGTAGTAACTAAATGTGAGAGACAACAAACCTTTCCCTCACAGCACCACCAGACAAAACACCACCATAGGCACGGTTCACAGTCCTCCTGTTTCTGGAGAGTCTAGACCTCTTGTACTCAGCAGGTCTCAAGTGAGGAATCTGATAGTAAACATCAAATATTGAGATCAATTGAACACAAACAAAAGCTTATCCTCATTTACAACACTTACTACACCATACATCACATAATTACAATTTTCCAACCTACTCAACTCTATTGTTTTCCAGAAAATGGTGCATTAATTAAACATTAgagtatttaatttttcataacCAATTGTAAGTATCATCCACCACTACTTTGTGGGCAATAAGCCAGCTAAGTTCATACTTGCATAACTATAATCCCCCTAGTTAAAAGGTATGCAACTCAGATTCTGTTTATTTTCTCATATCTTTCCTAATAAAAATTCTACTTTGTCAACATGCTTCACTAAACCTATAATGAGCAATACAGCAAACTAAACAAGATTTAACATTAGCAAAATAATGGGTTGGTATATTAATAAATTGCAATGATAATTTGTAAGAGGCCATTTCACTAAACATCAATCAATTAGGAAGCAGGTCGTAAAGGCGATTCATTTACAGGTGGAAGTAAGTAATCATCAAGCCATTCATCAAAAGCAACTCAATAGTATAAGTGAACGCAATTGGTTAAAGGGCAAAAACACTAAAGAAAAATGTTACATACTCCACTAATAAATTAGGGGCAAACACTAAAAATTAGATGTTACTGTTCCCTGTCAAAACATAGACCACCATGGCAAGCAATAAAATGCAGTCAATTAGATTATTTTTAGTAATCAAAAGCTACAATTTCACAAACAACTATAATCGAATCTCACAAACTACTTTAACaaagaaacaataaataaaataaaaaattaagctATGCTTACCCCTTGGATTCTCTTGCCAGTAACGGGACACTTAGGGCCGCTTGCCCTCTTCTTCGTTGTCTGGTAAACTAGCTTTCCCCCTAAATTTCACACACAAAGCATACTCAATCAATTCATGAATCCAAATAAATCGGTtaaaactaaaaacataaaaaaacaatcAACGATTCCTTGAATCAATCTGAACAGCaaatcggaaaaaaaaaatagagcgAGAAGATTGTACACACCGGGAGTCTTGACGACCCGGTGCTGGTTGGACTTGGTGGCATAGCTGTGGCGCTTCCTGTAGGTGAGCCGCTgcaccatttttggtagtgtaTGAGTTGCAGAGAGTGGCTGTggaggaggatgaggaaatGAAGAGAGATGAGTATTTAAGCTGCAGCCCTAGTTTCTAGGGTTCAGATTTTCCTTTGAAATCCACGGCTCAGATTCTCTGTTGTGTAACGGGCTGGCTGTCATTCCGTTTTCAAAAGCCCAATGCTCAATAATTAATTCCCAATTTCTACGCCCTTTTTCTTAGGCCCGCTTTATTTTCACTTCTTTTTTGACGGTAAGGGTTCCATAAGGAAAAgagtttataattattttcagcatttaattttagatttttattagtttataatTGGTTCTTAGAATTGATTATCCATGATTTGGGataaaaaaataccgaaatatcaATATACCATACTTATTGtatttaaaaccaaattttgTATGGTATAATACCTTACTAAATAACTTTGATATGATAACAATATCAATTATTTTTACTGCATTATatcaaaaattcaatatatattgTAATTTTGATATATTGTACTTCCTCTGTCTgttattaggagtctcatttgttGGCAGCACGgaatttaagaaatgttaagaaaagttggcgaaaaaggttagtggaatgagtctcacttatatgggagtgaaatgagttagtggaatatgagactctattaccatttatggtaaatatGAATCGGATTCATTGAGAGACTAAAATGCAAAAACGAGattcctattcacggacggagagagtagtatatATCGACGTCAGTATATATCAActatatgatatatatatatatatatagggtctctTTATATGCACAACACATccttagtgtagaactagagactaaatattGGCCAATAGATTTAAATTTAATGGCTAAGATTAAAGCTACCGCACGTTAATTCCGTATTTCATCCTTTGAATTAATTAGTTCAGCCATGGGTAGCTTAGTCATTTTTTATATGAGTCAAATAGGGTAAAATTGTTTTTGGCGTAAATCAAGGGAGTATGAATTAGGGTAAAACAAAAACTCGCCCCATTCCCACTTCCTGCTCAACGCTTCAACCTCCCCCTCCCCCAATTCTCTTCTCCCCAACTCGGCGTGGTGGTCCAATAGTTTGATTCATTCCTTCCGTCGTCATTCTCAACCCCGGCTATCTGTCTAATTTCAACATGGCGGACACAAGACGCGGAAAATTGAACGGTAATTGTTGTCTTCATCGATTTTTACAGTCTACGAAAATCCTACAAACTAATCTCTAACATTTTGGTTGTAGATGAGTGGATGTTGCATTCCAGAACTTCAGCCGGTGTGGGTGAGTTCAATTCCTTAGTTAATTTAGTTTAGATTTTGGTTTTTCTAATTCTCGTTTTGCTTAAATAAGTTCAGGGCATGCGGTAATTTAGTTCATCCTTTATGTTTTCCGATTCTCGTTTTACTTAAGCCTTGTACCATTGtcttcttttggaaaaagttaaCGAGGACGCCTTCCTAACCAAACCGAGGTCCACCCCAATCCCGATGGAACCAAACCGTTCGGGTGAGCTATCCCAATTCtggaaatttaattttgttcacATTTTTTCGTTTGATTAgttgattaaatttttttgtttttcattcaGTCTTGGGTGAATTTATCAGATGAAGTATTTTCGACTGAATTTATCAAGTTATAAGATGAAGTATATTCAACATCGGCTGAAATATTTTTCGATTGTATGATGCTCCGGATTCTGTTTGTGGCTTGCTGTAACTGAATTCTGTTTGTGGTCTGCTGTAACTTAACTTGTATGATTATTTCAaccataaaaaaattgattacaTACTCTTATTTTCATTCAAGAGTCAAAGATGCTTGTGTTGTATCTGAGTTTGTGAACAGATATGGAGTCATAGATGCTTCTGTGTTATCTGTTGTTATGTTGTATCTATTGTATATGAATTTGGTCAGGGTTATAAGAAATTATATCATAAGATAAAGTTATCTGTTTTAGGATTGTTCAAATTTGTTCATTTTAACCGAAATGTTTCTGTTTCTCGGGTggatttatttcattataagatgaagaaaAGTGATTACAAGATTAACTGATTCCATACTTTAATTTCTAATTTCTATTCATGCTTTAGTTTATTTTGTGGTGagttctgatttttttttttgttcgttTCAATTATAAAGATGGTTATGTAGTTGGAATTTGGTCTTTGGTGAAGTGTAGATGTATTTTGGTAATGATATAATTGAACACAGGTAAAACAACAATTGCTTGTGCAAAACTTGGGGGTGGGCAATCCAGTAGGCGTGACCCTAGAGTGCCGCACGTGTTTGAGGAAACGACtagaaagaaaaattgattgttGTCTTTGGATCACATTCTACGATAATTCAATTGATgtctataatattttttacaGTTTTGGTTCAGATTTTTGGATTTCAAGAAAGTTATTCAAGAGATGAGTGATTACGGTATAAGATGAAATGACTATGGTATAATATGAAGTTACTACTTTATTAGATGCAGTGATTTGATTCATATTTGGTTTGTTtcaaatttgattattttttgggAAGGTACAAATTAGAATATGAAGTTATTACATTAATAAATTAAGTAATATGAGTATAAGATGAATTGTTACATTTTAAAATGTAATGCTTTCTTTCAaatttgagtcatttttatttttgattcatTTTTCGGGGAGTTCATATTTGATTCAACTTAACTGGTGTGTTTTCAAGGCTCAGTTGAAATTAtaacattataagatgaagtggtTACAATatttgatgaagttataaccttaTAAGATGTAGtgatttgtttcatatttggtTCATTTGAAATTGGGTTCATTTTTTTGGATGAAGTTATAACATTATAGGATGAAGTTATAAAAGTATAAGATGcagatataatattatataaaaaatagctTCGGAATAACAATgcaaaaaacataattatataGTGTAATTCAAAAACACATTAAATTAATTGGAAAAGATGAATGgcatcaatttttataaaagtGTTAATTCATTGCCATTCCAGAGAATATAAAAGTAATAGTATAACATTGAAACAGAATATATAAAATCTTCATCATGTATGTAAAACGATGCATCACACTGAAAATGTAGTTCAACTACTTTAAAATTAAAGAAGTtcaaaaactgaaaaattacATCTAAAATTGATTTAAGATCAAAATTGACTCGCGACTCACGATCACAATTGAGTCAAACAACGAGCCTATCATACGTGGCATTAGGGATCTTGAACTACTTTTTTCTGCTTCTCCTTTAACCTTTTGTGATTCCTTGCATCATGACCAAACATTATGGAAAATCAGTCGTTGCTTGTAAGATGCTTAAAactactataataat
Encoded here:
- the LOC121753671 gene encoding 60S ribosomal protein L34-like, whose protein sequence is MVQRLTYRKRHSYATKSNQHRVVKTPGGKLVYQTTKKRASGPKCPVTGKRIQGIPHLRPAEYKRSRLSRNRRTVNRAYGGVLSGGAVRERIIRAFLVEEQKIVKKVLKIQKLKEKVAGKS